The Candidatus Omnitrophota bacterium genome window below encodes:
- a CDS encoding isocitrate/isopropylmalate dehydrogenase family protein, whose protein sequence is MSYNVTLIPGDGIGPEVAFAMKKCIDATGVKINWDEQPSGESAIKEFGTPLPEQTLASVRKNKVAIKGPIATPVGKGFRSVNVQLRQALDLFACVRPAKYFEGAKSIVKNIDLVIVRENTEDLYAGIEFDLKSKEALHLIKEINALSSRKINDDAAISIKPISVSASRRIIKYAFDYAVTHNRRKVTAVHKANIMKFSDGLFLRIAREVAEEYKGKIEFEDVIVDNMCMQLVQRANFFDVLVLPNLYGDIVSDLCAGLIGGLGIAPGANIGDSIALFEPVHGSAPKYAGKNKVNPTATILSGVLMLEHIKEKEAAQRLEAAVRAVIKAGKFVTYDLKPDRNDSSSVGTSEMADAICKELRS, encoded by the coding sequence ATGTCTTACAATGTAACGCTTATTCCCGGTGATGGCATTGGCCCCGAAGTGGCTTTTGCAATGAAGAAATGCATTGACGCGACGGGCGTTAAAATAAATTGGGACGAACAGCCCTCGGGTGAATCTGCTATTAAAGAATTTGGAACGCCGTTACCGGAACAAACCCTCGCCTCGGTTCGAAAAAATAAAGTTGCTATTAAAGGCCCCATTGCTACGCCTGTCGGTAAAGGTTTTCGATCAGTTAATGTTCAACTGCGCCAAGCGTTGGATCTGTTCGCCTGTGTTCGTCCGGCAAAATATTTTGAAGGCGCCAAATCCATTGTCAAAAATATTGACCTGGTCATTGTTAGAGAGAACACCGAAGACCTTTATGCCGGAATTGAATTTGACTTAAAAAGTAAAGAGGCCTTACATCTTATTAAAGAGATCAATGCGCTTTCTTCTCGGAAAATCAATGATGACGCGGCCATTTCCATAAAACCTATTTCTGTTTCTGCGTCGCGGCGTATTATAAAATATGCATTTGATTATGCGGTTACGCACAATCGCCGGAAGGTGACAGCGGTTCATAAAGCTAATATCATGAAGTTTTCCGACGGATTATTCTTAAGAATAGCCAGGGAAGTTGCCGAAGAGTACAAAGGAAAAATCGAATTTGAAGATGTTATTGTCGACAATATGTGTATGCAACTTGTTCAGCGGGCTAACTTTTTCGATGTTTTAGTTTTACCAAATCTTTATGGCGATATTGTCTCCGACCTATGCGCGGGGCTTATTGGCGGTTTGGGAATTGCTCCGGGAGCTAATATCGGAGATTCCATTGCTTTGTTTGAACCGGTCCATGGCTCGGCTCCGAAATATGCCGGGAAAAATAAAGTTAATCCGACGGCAACTATTCTTTCCGGGGTTTTAATGCTGGAGCATATTAAAGAGAAAGAAGCAGCCCAGCGGTTGGAGGCGGCTGTTCGCGCTGTTATCAAAGCAGGCAAATTTGTTACCTATGACCTAAAGCCTGATCGCAATGATTCATCATCGGTTGGAACTTCTGAAATGGCTGACGCGATTTGCAAAGAATTGCGTTCTTAA
- a CDS encoding lipoyl domain-containing protein yields MTEVKVPDLGEEIKKVTIASWLCKSGDHVKSGDDLVELVTDKASFAIDAPASGVIHKILLKEGSEASIGDVLALIQ; encoded by the coding sequence TTGACAGAAGTTAAAGTACCTGATCTTGGTGAGGAGATCAAAAAAGTAACGATTGCCTCCTGGCTGTGTAAATCCGGCGACCACGTCAAAAGCGGTGATGACCTTGTTGAACTTGTGACGGATAAAGCATCTTTCGCTATTGATGCGCCTGCTAGCGGAGTTATTCATAAAATTCTATTAAAAGAAGGAAGCGAAGCCAGTATCGGCGATGTGCTTGCATTGATCCAATAA
- the lipB gene encoding lipoyl(octanoyl) transferase LipB: MNNIYAKHLCQYKDLGLISYEEAYRIQQEAWNDVIKTRGHKLFFCEHDPVFTLGKLAKDEHFLLSQESIQKKGIKVLRIDRGGEVTFHGPGQIVAYPIFDLNVLGKDLKAYIRKLEQVAIDFLQHFDIVASSVEGKTGAWVGNRKIASIGIGVKKWVSYHGIGINVNTDLNFFKMVRPCGLDVEMISLQALLGASVDLKDAKTKLLKSFARHFELKFA, translated from the coding sequence ATGAATAATATTTACGCAAAACATCTCTGTCAATATAAAGATCTAGGGCTAATTTCTTACGAGGAAGCCTATCGAATCCAACAAGAGGCATGGAATGATGTTATTAAGACAAGAGGGCATAAACTATTTTTTTGCGAGCATGACCCCGTGTTCACCTTGGGAAAATTGGCCAAAGACGAACATTTTCTTTTATCTCAGGAATCTATTCAGAAGAAAGGAATTAAAGTCTTGCGTATTGACCGCGGCGGAGAGGTCACCTTTCACGGTCCGGGCCAAATTGTAGCTTATCCAATTTTTGATCTCAATGTTCTTGGAAAAGATCTTAAAGCTTATATACGGAAATTAGAGCAAGTTGCCATTGATTTCCTGCAACATTTTGATATAGTGGCTAGTAGCGTTGAGGGAAAAACCGGTGCCTGGGTGGGGAATCGAAAGATCGCCTCCATTGGTATCGGTGTTAAAAAATGGGTTTCTTACCACGGTATTGGGATCAATGTTAATACCGACTTAAACTTCTTTAAAATGGTTCGCCCCTGTGGCTTAGATGTGGAAATGATTTCTCTCCAAGCGCTATTAGGAGCTTCGGTTGATTTGAAAGACGCAAAAACGAAGTTGCTGAAGTCTTTCGCGCGTCATTTCGAGCTAAAATTTGCCTAA
- a CDS encoding type IV pilus twitching motility protein PilT, translating to MELRDLLLLTVQKKASDLHLTENTPPVLRIDGNLVLYKAAPLSRDEIKKMVYSMLSDYQKEKFEKELELDFSLALPGLDRFRANIHIQRSSVEVAFRRIPLFIPNIDELGLPSVVPDFARKPNGLVLVTGPTGMGKTTTLASMIDLINNERSSLIICIEDPIEYIHYNKKCIIKQREVHSDTHSFSEALKRCLRQDPDVIVVGEMRDLETIGTALTAAETGHLVLATLHTPDAPQTVQRIIDVFPPHQQQQVKLQLSDCLQGVVSQLLLPRASGHGRVLATEIMTVTPGIRNLIREQAIEQIPTAIQTGGQYGMKSMDKSLKELYQSGVINYEVALSKTKNPEEFRQL from the coding sequence ATGGAATTAAGAGATTTATTGCTTTTGACGGTCCAGAAAAAAGCGTCCGATTTACATCTTACTGAAAATACCCCTCCGGTTTTGCGCATTGACGGTAATTTAGTTCTCTACAAGGCCGCTCCGTTGTCGCGCGATGAAATCAAAAAGATGGTCTACAGCATGCTTTCGGACTATCAAAAAGAAAAATTTGAAAAAGAGCTGGAGCTAGATTTTTCTCTAGCGCTTCCCGGCTTGGATCGTTTTCGTGCCAATATTCATATTCAACGTAGTTCCGTTGAAGTGGCGTTTCGCCGTATCCCGCTTTTTATTCCCAATATTGATGAATTGGGACTCCCTTCGGTTGTTCCGGATTTTGCCCGCAAACCCAATGGGCTTGTACTGGTCACGGGGCCGACAGGTATGGGAAAAACGACAACCCTGGCATCCATGATCGATCTGATCAATAATGAGCGCTCTTCTTTGATCATCTGTATCGAAGATCCTATCGAGTATATTCATTACAATAAGAAGTGTATTATTAAACAACGCGAAGTACATAGCGATACGCATTCGTTCTCCGAGGCGCTAAAACGTTGTTTGCGTCAAGACCCCGATGTTATTGTCGTCGGAGAAATGAGAGATTTGGAAACCATCGGAACAGCTTTAACGGCAGCGGAAACAGGCCATTTGGTTCTAGCAACTTTGCACACGCCTGACGCTCCCCAGACGGTTCAGCGTATCATTGATGTTTTTCCTCCGCATCAACAACAGCAAGTCAAGCTGCAGCTTTCCGACTGTCTTCAGGGTGTTGTTTCACAGCTTCTTTTACCGCGTGCCAGCGGACACGGACGGGTTTTGGCGACCGAGATCATGACCGTTACGCCGGGAATTCGTAATCTCATTCGTGAACAAGCTATTGAGCAGATCCCAACGGCTATTCAAACTGGCGGCCAATACGGCATGAAATCGATGGATAAATCTCTCAAAGAGCTTTATCAATCCGGCGTGATCAATTATGAAGTTGCTTTGAGCAAAACAAAAAATCCCGAAGAGTTTCGTCAACTATAA